The Physeter macrocephalus isolate SW-GA unplaced genomic scaffold, ASM283717v5 random_313, whole genome shotgun sequence DNA segment AGATCCGGTAGGGGAAAACCTAGAAGGCTGTCATTCGTCCAGTGTTGTTTGCACCCTGCACAATGCCCTGAGCGCTGTGGATGCTGTGAAGTTGGTTGAGTGGATGACCTTTTAACATGAGGACATTTACATGATTTCGGTCGTATATGTCGATCTTGGTGTCTCACGAATGACATGCTCTTGTGGCAGCGTAGATCTGGTTCAAAGGAACAAGCTCCGGTAAAGGAACGGTGCCGATGGGGAGAGTTGCCTCTGGGGAGCCCGCAGCAGAGAGGTTCGGTACCCCGAAGTGAAGCTGTAGGAGAGAGAACCTATCCAAGGTATATCCTTGGATAGACCTTCCTTACAGACATCTCCCACCTCGTTCCCACGTCCCCTGGGGGTGCCAGACGTGGGCCCTCCTGCATCAGCTGCCTGCTTGTTCTGTATGAGCAGGGCAGCGGGCTAGGCtctcaggaggaggaggaagtcgCGAAGGCAGCTTCTGTTCTGCATTTGGGTCCGCAGATGCACGTGCTGGGAGAGGACCTCCTGCGGCGAGAGCATGTAGGCCCTGTGGAGTTCACAGGTGTGAGGACGGGAAGAAGGCCTCCCCAGATGCGTGCACTGGCCACCCCTCAGGGACGGAGACTTCTTTTAAACATCCAGAGAAAAAGACACCAATGAGCTCATAACCAGCTACTTTGGTATGAAACACAAGGCGTGAACAGATTTCAGAGAGGTAGATATGAATCTCTGGCTTTTGAGTTGAGAGCTCTTAAAAATGATTGCTAGGAACCAAAATAGGTtcaccaggggaaaaaaaaaatcccaaatggaGCGTTCTTTTTTCTGATAAGGTTTACTAGAAGAGAAGCATTATGGCTTTTCCTCCTGGCCTCTGCTGACCTCACAGACAGATCTTGTGGAATGGGCGGGGAGGGGTGAATTAAGCTGGTGTATTTATTCCCTGGGGCtcccgtaacaaagtaccacaaactaagtggcctaaaacaacagacattcattctctcacagttcaggaggctggaagtctaaaatcaaggtgtctgcaggattggttccttctggagactgAGGGGGAATCTGCTGGTGGCCGGTGGTCCTTGGCCATCCTTGCCTTGTAGCTGAGCTCCGTCACTGTCTTTATCTTCACAcagccttctccctgtgtgtctctgtgtccaaattttcctcGTCTTGAAGACAACAGTCAGTGGATGAGGGTCCATCCTAATCCCCTATAACCGCGTGTTAACTCGATTCCATCTGTAAAGACATTTCCGaataaggtcacgttcacagggaccgggggttaggacttgaacagaTCCGGGGGTGGGTGTGCACAGTTCAACCCACAGTAACAACAGCAGCTAGTGAATGGCCTTCCTTACACCCAGCCTTGTCTCTGAGCCCCTCTCCTGTTACTCCAGCATCCCCCATTTGTGTCCATAGAATCATGGAGTTTTAGAGCCAGAGGGGTTCTCGCTTACTTTGTCTTCCTGACAAGCTGCTCTAGCCCCCTGTTGTGACTTGGAGCTCTTGGAGTCACAGAGGTGTGTCATGGCGGCCCAAGATCCCTGAGTTCTTTTCCTGGACACATCTTGCTCTGTCTTCTGTTGAATTACATTGCAAATAATGGTTTCTTGTTCCTCGTGTGCCTTAATGTTATTTCCCCAAGAAGACTGTAACTTCCTTAAAGACTAATCTTATCATAGTTCTGCTTGCATTTCCATGGTCTACCATGAAGCTAATGGGTATTAATAAGCACTTACTGGAGTGAGCACTTCGGGCCGGGTGGCTGCCCCATGGTGAGTGTCTCATCACCTTCCCACAGACCTACAGAATCCTGGCATCCcactctccccagccctgcctcagaACCCTTATCAGTGCAGGGTGCTGGCCACTCGTTGAGCATAATCCACCTGTGGCGCAGATCGGGTTTCAGGTGAGGCTTTATCCAGGAGTTGAACAAGCTGACCAGAACCGAGCTGTTCCCCTTTTCTCGGCTCTGTTTTCTCAGATTGGGCTCCATCAGCTCTCTCTCCTTCAGATCCCAGGATGACTGCTCCCAGCTGCCCCGTCTCCCAGCTTCCTCTTGTCCTCAGGGAGGGAGAGTGCTCCTGTCCCAGCATTTCCAATGACAGCGCCGAGCCTGCCTCTGATTGAATGGACTCGGGTCACATGTCCTCTCCTgagccagcagccccaggaggtgGAACATGCTGATTGGTCTGACCAAAGTCATGTGATCCCAGTGGGGCTGAGTGGGTGGAGGCAGTTTCCTGAGACCCGGTGTTGCCTCAACCAGAAGTCAGGGCTGGTGGGGGGATGGAGGACAGAGAGATGGATGTGGGGCTGGCACGCGGGATGAAATCTTGCTCGTCACCCTCGTTTCAGCATCAGTCTTCCCTCTCTAACCGGAAGGagtgttttttcccctcaggaaTACATTGATGCCCACCCTGAGACCATCGTCCTGGACCCCCTTCCCGCCATCAGAACCCTGCTTGACCGGTCCAAGTCCTATGAGCTCATCCGGAAGATCGAGGCCTACATGAAAGGTACGGACGTGAGTGGCTCAGCATCCGTGGCAGTCGGCCCACCTCGTGGACACAAGGTGGTGATCTGCGTGGGGTGGGAGAAGCGACGGGGGTCCGGTCTCTTTAAGCACTTTGACACAGGAAGCAGCTATACGTTCTGGGGAaggcctttccttctccctctgtgACCAGCAGAGTTAGGAAGTAGAAGCCCTAGGGTGCTCTCTTTGGGAGAGTGGCTCCAACCACTTCAAGTTTTGTTGTCTTAAACCCACGAGTGGTGAGGAAGTATCCAGATAACACAGTGGTTAGAGAGCAGAAGTGTGTGTAGACTAGCTCAGAGGCAGGCGGGCAAGTGGAGTTACGTAACCGGGCAAAAGAGACCAACGGAGACGTTGAAGGGCCTTTAATCAAACACATGGAGATATGTAATGTGGTGGCTGGACCTTGCGGGGTACGCGCTGTTCTCGCAGGCGGGAGCCTCCCTCTCAGCTGCGGGAGCGTCTCCTGCCAGCTGCGGGCCCCTGCCCCTGAGGACTCATCCTCCCCACGTCCCAGGGCAGGGCAGCTCCAGAGAAGTCAGACTGCCTTTCCAAGGTGTTTGTTTATGTGAGAAGGGCTTTTTGGAAGGATTCACGTTAACAGTAACCTCCTAGTTCTCCCCCCTGGTCCAGGCGTGCCCTGATGAGAGTTCTTGTTTAACTTTAAGAGAAAGTGCTTTGCCTGGGCCTTGGGGCTGCGTGAGAATCCATCTTAGAGGCAGGAGAGGCAGCCCTTGTTCCTGCCATCCAGGCCACATGTGTGTGACCTAAAGGGGCTGCCTTGAACCCTGACCTGGATGGTGACTTGGCCCCAGGTGTTGTTCACGTGATGGTTCACCAGTGGGTGCTTTGGCTCACAGGACCAGCATGGGAATCATAAGAGCAGGATTTATTGGGTACATGCTGTATGCCCAGCCCTGGGCTAAGCCTTCTTCTTACATTCTCTCTTCTGGTGCTTACAAAGGTGGGCCAGCTCATCCATCCTCTCTGTCTTGCAGAGGGGGCTCTGAGAGGTTCACAGGTGTGCCAACATCACACAAGCCTGTGAGCTGCAGAGCTAGAATCGAGCCACGTCTTTCTGACTCGGGCTCCCCAGCTCCTAACCCCTAAGCTTCACTTTCCTGTCCATAGTCAGAGGGCCCTGGATCTAGCAAGCACCTGGCATGGATGCAGTCATGGACCCTGGTCAGGAGAATTGGTGAGTGCTTGGTTCTCTAGGGAACCTGCTCTGTGCAAGAGCTGGCTGGTGGGCCTGGCTGTCCTGGAAGAGGTCTTGAGGCATTTTGCCCCGGGTGCCTGGCCGTCACCAGGAGACAACATGGACATGGCATCCTGTGGGGCCCCAAAGCAGGCAGGGTTTTTCAACATGCTAGCATCCTCCCATCCTTGGGTCTGGAGTGGTCAGTGACCGTGTCACCTTCCGTTCCCTTTGCGTTCCTTCCCTGCGTTGAACCAGAACCCCCAGATGAGAAGGAAGATCTATAGTGATGTTTTGGCTGAACGTTGGTTCTGGAAAGGAAATCCACCTCTTCCCAGGAAGTGTGTGTGTTAGATGCCAACTATTTGCGAAGGGACAGGAGATGACAGTATGGGGTCACCCAGGAATGGGAGCCACTGTTCCCGCTCCTGTTACACTGGAAAGCGCTGAGGCATCTGGATTGGATCTTGGAGTCTGTCTCCATTTTCATGGGTAAAGAATCAGGGCTGGGGTCAAGGGTGAGCCCAGGCCTCGAGTGTGAGCATGCGTGTTCAGCGGGCTGGACTGCAGGGCGCACGGGAAGCAGGGTTGTCCCTGGGGGGTGAGTACTGAGGGGGCGAAAGCCTCCCAGACAGGGCAGGGGTGTGAGCGAAGCAGGCAGGGAGCTGAAGTGGGGTGCTTGTGCGGACTTGCAGACCCTCGGTCAGAGGGGAAACTTGGAACACCTTGGGCAGTTGGGAACTCCATTCGAGAGCAGCCTTTGAAGGTATGGGAGCTGGTGAGTGAGGAGGTGAGAATACATTTTAGACAGGCGGTGCAGACGCGGCCTAGAGGTCGATTTTGATGGTCGTTACTGTAGTGAGGGTGACCTCCCCCCAGCCACAGGTGTGAGGGGCTGGTGACTGGCCGCCAGCGGGGACACACACAGACCCCACTCAGCTGCAGCCCAGGTGGGGTCAGCTCAGGGGCTGCCTGCTAGGGGGCCCCGTGAGAACTTGTTGACCAAACTCTCAAGACCGGCTTGGTCCGGGGCCAGCAGGAATTGTGTGGGTGGGCCGTGACCACTGCACCCTGGCTTTTCCTTATCGTGCACGCCGAGCAGGGCTGGTATTCTTCCAGGACggcaggcagaggctgggacTTCCTGGAGCCTTTTCCTGCCCACCCGGGGCGGGACATGCGGAATCACTGCCGGCTGCCACCTCCCATCCTCCCAGAGGCGACGCCGCTCCTGGCGCAGATGCAGAGAAGCTGCTCTGGGAAGCGCATCCCTGGCGCACCCCTGCCGCACTCCTGCGATTCCTGGAGGCTCGCAGCCCTGTTAGGCCTGCTGTAAAGGGCCGTAATTACCCTTTCAGTTCCTCAAGTACAGCAGTCCAGGTGACACCGCTTTTGTGTTGGGAGAAGGGGCTTGGCAGAAACTCCTGGAGTTGTCACCACCCTCTGTGCCAGCGTGGCTCTTCCTGTCCTCAGAGAGCCTTGGTGGCTGCACAGAAGACAGGGCAGCGGGTGAGGCTGCCGCAGGGAGGTGACAGGGCTCCCTGCTCTGCACTGGGGGTGGGCTGGTGGGCTGTGACACGTGGGGTGGGTCTCCCGGGGCTAAGAGGCAGAGCCCTTGGACCGAGGGTCCACGCTCAGGCCATCCATCGCTGTACAGAGCATCAGCTGTGGGGGACAGGTGAGGCCTGCTGCCCGGAGCTCCCAGCCTCACCTGTCTGAGGACCTGGGCGGCTCCGTGTGGTTGGCGCCATCTCAGTTCCACGCTCCCAGAGCCTATCTTTTCCTAATTCAGAGCCTGGAGGGGAGGCAGGGTCCTTCCGGCTGCAGACGTGTCAGTCTGAAACCCGCTGACGAAGTTGCTGCCCTAGCAGAGACCTGGAgggtggattaaatgagatggacttcatttctctctcacttaAAAGCCCAGAGGAAGGCTGGCCGGTGCTGGCGAGTGATAGCGGGGACCTAGGCTTCCCCCAGCTCGTTCTTCTGGTGTGGCCCTCCTGGTCCAAGGTGGTGCTGAAACCCCAACCACCACATCTACAGTCTAGACGTTAGGATGGAGAGGGGactaagaaaaaggaagcaaagggaAACAGCCCTGGGTATCTTTTAAGGAAAAATTCTGGAAGCTACAGTGATGCTCTCTCATACCTCAGTGGTCAGAACCGAGTTACAAACTGAGCCGCAAGGGAATCGGGGAGAGTGGTCTTTATTCTGGGCAACCACGTGGCCAGCTAACATTTGGGAGCTCCGTCACCATGGCAGAACGGGGAGGATGAGTTTGGGGCACACCTAGCTGTCCGCCTTCCCCTCCGGGGAGTGGGTTCCTGCCTGCGGCATCCGTGGGTGACTGGCTCTTGGAATGACCTTTCCCCTTCCAGCTGGCCAGGGTGGGTGGCCTCAGCAGCACGATCCTTGCACATCACAGCTCGTACAACATGAGGTCAGTAGGCTGACGGAGTGACCCACCCCAGAGTGCCTGGGCCACAGGTTTCGCTAACAGGTGATTGCTTCTGGGCGGGGCTGCACCCACACCCTTTAGCCAGAGGCAGAGACGGCGCTGAACCTGGATCCAATTCAAACCAAGTACAGGAGCCTCCCAGAAGTTGAACACCGCCTGCTGCCGGTGGcttgcggggagcggggggctGCGTCACCAGCCAAGATTGCTGGACACGCATCTGCAGGCCTCTTCTCTCGTGGGCACCTGCTTTGCCGCCTAGGGCCGGGGTTTTGAGGTGGAAGCCCCGAGACCGAGGCCTGGCTCTGCCGCCCTAGGCCAAGTGATCCTGGGCAAGGCTCTAGCCGGCTCCTGAACTGGCCAGAGCGATGGCCGAGAAAGCTGGGCTGTGATTGGAGATTGTGGGTTTGTGTCCTTGGccctgggggcagcagggggTGGAGGGTCTCAGGCCACAAGGCAAAGGGCTCAGAAGCCCTTCCGAGACGGCTGCTGATGAGGTGTGGCTGCCCCGGCAGCTCCCACACATGCGCTCTGGGG contains these protein-coding regions:
- the LOC114485017 gene encoding inositol-tetrakisphosphate 1-kinase-like, whose translation is MEEQGPLDVIIHKLTDVILEADQNDSQSLELVHRFQEYIDAHPETIVLDPLPAIRTLLDRSKSYELIRKIEAYMKVRGPWI